The Bradysia coprophila strain Holo2 chromosome IV, BU_Bcop_v1, whole genome shotgun sequence genome includes a region encoding these proteins:
- the LOC119066527 gene encoding FAD synthase: protein MMGSKSTNGISFTKTKSFDDKLKHSLSVVNKAFDDYDFREIFLSFNGGKDCTVLLHMVYDIWIQRKEQVELQYGALLCIYLQPAEPFEEVESFVKDCSEKYFPIAVKLGIGTKQDALFAICDDYPELKAVFMGSRRTDPYCQQLKDFEMTTKGWPELMRINPLLDWTCDDIWTYLKSFNVPYCSLYDVGYTSLGDKTNTVPNPHLKYFNNDTGKTEYYPAYHLRDADAYERVGRITSAPNGS from the exons ATGATGGGTTCAAAGTCCACCAATGgaatttcttttacaaaaaccaaaagtttcgatgataaattgaaacacAGTCTCAGT GTGGTCAACAAAGCCTTCGATGACTATGATTTTCGGGAAATTTTCTTGTCATTCAATGGCGGAAAAGATTGCACCGTCCTCCTTCATATGGTGTACGATATATGGATACAACGGAAAGAACAGGTCGAGTTGCAATACGGTGCCCTACTTTGTATTTATTTGCAACCAGCGGAACCGTTCGAAGAAGTTGAATCATTTGTTAAGGATTGCTCCGAGAAATACTTTCCGATTGCAGTAAAATTGGGAATTGGAACCAAACAGGATGCCTTATTTGCGATCTGTGACGATTATCCAGAGTTGAAGGCTGTTTTCATGGGTTCTCGTCGGACAGATCCGTATTGCCAGCAGTTAAAGGACTTTGAG ATGACGACCAAAGGATGGCCGGAACTGATGCGAATAAATCCACTACTAGACTGGACATGCGATGACATTTGGACTTATTTGAAAAGTTTCAACGTCCCATACTGCAGTTTGTACGATGTCGG TTACACATCACTGGGCGATAAAACAAATACCGTTCCCAATCCACACTTAAAGTATTTTAACAACGACACAGGTAAAACCGAATATTATCCGGCCTATCATCTCAGGGATGCCGATGCTTATGAACGTGTCGGTCGAATTACCAGTGCGCCGAATGGCAgttga
- the LOC119066526 gene encoding cleavage and polyadenylation specificity factor subunit 4 encodes MDLIIANVDHIEFKIERDLNEQFGALPLPFPGMDKSTAAVCQFFNRNDGAECMHGLSCPFRHIRGDRTIVCKHWLRGLCKKGDQCEFLHEYDMTKMPECYFYSRFNACHNKECPFLHIDPESKIKDCPWYDRGFCRHGPHCRHRHVRRVLCTNYLAGFCPDGELCKYMHPRFELPPAPEIPKDQIKRPPTCHFCGELGHKAVHCQKMPPEQREASLRQEEAKFRALGYMRHTPNEERGPPRPLEEITCYKCGSKGHYANKCPKGHLAFLSNHHQNKNPAHQSVK; translated from the exons atggaTTTGATTATAGCTAATGTCGATCACATCGAATTCAAGATCGAACGGGACTTAAATGAACAATTCGGAGCATTGCCACTGCCTTTTCCCGGCATGGACA AGTCGACTGCTGCGgtttgtcaatttttcaaccggaaCGATGGTGCCGAATGCATGCACGGCTTGTCCTGTCCATTTCGTCATATCCGTGGTGATCGCACAATTGTATGTAAACATTGGCTTCGTGGCCTGTGCAAGAAGGGCGATCAGTGTGAATTCTTGCACGAGTACGATATGACCAAGATGCCTGAATGCTATTTCTACTCACGATTCAATGCCTGCCACAACAAAGAGTGTCCATTCTTGCATATCGATCCAGAGAGTAAAATCAAAGATTGTCCTTGGTACGACAGAGGATTCTGTAGACATGGGCCACATTGTCG ACATCGTCACGTCCGTCGAGTACTATGCACAAATTATTTGGCCGGCTTCTGTCCGGATGGTGAATTGTGCAAGTATATGCATCCACGGTTTGAGCTGCCACCAGCACCAGAAATACCAAAAGATCAAATAAAACGACCGCCGACTTGTCATTTCTGTGGTGAATTGGGTCATAAAGCTGTACATTGTCAGAAGATGCCGCCGGAG CAACGTGAAGCCTCACTACGCCAGGAAGAAGCCAAATTTCGAGCACTTGGTTACATGCGACATACGCCGAAC GAAGAACGCGGTCCACCTCGACCACTGGAAGAAATTACATGCTACAAATGTGGATCGAAAGGACATTACGCGAATAAATGTCCCAAGGGGCACTTGGCCTTTCTATCGAatcatcatcaaaataaaaatccagcCCATCAAAGCGTTAAGTAA